In the Besnoitia besnoiti strain Bb-Ger1 chromosome IX, whole genome shotgun sequence genome, TGCTCCGGAGTACACCAGAAAAAACACGCGTCTGGCAACGACACCCAGTCGAATTCAGCGGCGACACCAAGAGGAGCTCGCCGACATCCTCAGGTAAACGCGCGAGACATCCAGGCCTCAAACAGGAGATAGTCACCGATGTGGGTCTGCAGACAGAGTCTTGGCAGATCTGGCGACGCACGAAGCGGCGAGCCCAGCCGAGGCAACAAttgacatatatatatatatatttagggtttagggtttcgatatatatatatatatatatatatatatatatggtgcTGAGGATTTCATTTCCGTGTCTCCGTGGCTTCTAGGTTGTCTCATTTCCTCGCTTTGTCGCGCGCACCGCTTGACGCGTTGATGCTTTCTGGTGCGCGTGTGTGGTCGCTGCTGCGGTTCTCAGAGACGCGTCGATGGGGTTGCTCGTCAatcgcagcagcagcttaGGGATGTCTGAGGAGGTGTCACGCCTCCCGACCGTGTCGGGCTCGCCtccaggcggcggctcggATTTTTGTTTCTCCCGCACAGCAGCCTCAAAGGACCTCGAGAGCAGCGACGAGCTCCACGCCCCAGCAGACGatgccgcgcaggcgcccgcagaccgccctgcagacgcgcctcgcgggccgcgATCGTCCTGCGCCGTCTCCGACGTCTCCCGgtacgccgcggcgccgacgctccgccgccgcaccgagggcggagggggggcctgtcgccgaagacgacgcgcctcTCATGTGAGTGGCGTGAGTCGCGAAGAAGGTCGGAGGAACTCCGCACAGCAGGCGTGTGCGACGCGGTGAGCGAGCGGGAACCCCCACGCTGCGCATTGCGAGGCCGGCAAGCAAACGCGGGCTCGGCCGTGGCGCCCAGCCGCGGAGCGAGGACTGGGGCTATGAGCACGGAGACTGGCAACGGAGGAGGCCTCGAACATTGCCAGGTGGTAAGTTGAATGAGGTTCGCAGAGGACGGCTAAGGCGGTGTCGACTCGTGTGCCAGTTCGCCTCGTGAGGGCTTGTTTCGTGCCGCGCTCTGggcggccgccaggcgccttcgGAAGCTGAGACAAGATTTCCCCTCGGGGTTTctggctctgcgcggcgacgagctggCGCCAGCTCGGTCCGCTGCCTGACAGTTCAGAGAAGTCACTCGTGGGGTCGGTGTTTGCTGGGATGCGTCTGTCTCTTACTTCCGTGTTGAGCCGAGCCGGTTGCCATAACCTGAGATGAGGTACGTTCAGGTTTTATCTGTGCACGAAGGCCGAATTAGACTCAAAGAAGCAGACTGCCAAAGAAGGGAACAAAGAACGCACGACCACAGACAGATCGTATGCGGCGCTCTCTCATCGCcgggggccgccgcgcgagtccgTGCATCTGAGACGAAACCTCGAGTTGAATGATCTGTGTTTCTGGGCGGGTCACCAGGTCGCTGACAGCGGCATGAATTTGCGCTATAGTGTTCTAATCGACGGGTTATGAAACTAGCGGCTGCCGGGCGGGGCTGGGAGTTAGCGGCATATGCGTACATCTCCATTTTCCTTTTGTTTTTGTATAGTTGAATCACTTATATGTTGGTCCGTTGGTCGTGTTGTCCGCTTGCTACGTGCGCGTCCGCTCGCATTTGACTGCCCACGGAGCTCGCGCCGTTCCAGGCGCGTTCGAGGGAACAATGACGGATGCTGTTCAGTTGCCATGAAGCCAACCGCTATCTGGCGCCAGGATCTGCATTCCCCAGTAAAGGTGTATGAGTTTCTAGGCGTGTTGCCTCGCGCAGTGCATCGGGGAAGCCGCTCGAGCTTGTTCACGGAGCGTGtctggcggccgccgtcgcaaTAACGCATTCCCGGCTTCAAATACGTGTCATCTCTTGTATGACTTGCCTACGCTGCGATAGACGCGCAGCTTGGAATTGGCCTGGTCTGTCTTTCTTTGATGTCATTCCAAAGGCGTGTCAACGGCTTCGGTCCGttcgcgtcgctggcggaTGAGACGGCTTCCGCGAATCCCTGattataaatatatgtacgAATTATCTGTGGCATCCACGTGGTCATATTTATCTACACGTCGTTGGACGCCCCGTGCTGGCGGGCACGTGTAAGGATGGCAGACAGATTTTGACTTATTATGTCcagtctttttttttcgcaaGCGGAGCCTCCGCGCTGACGCATCGCTACAGGCTCTAGCCGGTAGAACCGACGTGCTTATGCGTGCGCGTGCCGATCGACAAATAAAGGGGAAGCACGCTAGCTCTTTTGAGGGCGTTTGTATTTTTGCGCTTCTCCCTCGGGAGAGTTTTATCGCGTGTGCCTTTCGCCAGGGGCGTCTCCTCGTGGTGCACTCCGATTACTGATACGCGATGCTGTCGAAAGGGGTTTTACGTGTGCTGCGCACTGCGTTGTTGTCGGGGGCTTGCGCAGGGCCCTGAGCCTTTTTGTCTTCGCGCGAGTCCCTGAAAACGTTTTGTGGGGTGAAGACGTGTGGAGAAAGGCTTCGTCCCGGAGCCTCCCGCCGGCTGCATAGCGGCGGGGTGTCGCGTGAGACGCGTGGGAGATTGGACGTGTGCGTAGGCCTTTGTCTTCTATGATGCGTGGATGTCTGCGTTGAGATTTGCATGCATGACTCGCAGGTGCGATTCTCGTCATTGTGGTGCGTGAAGAGGTGCTGAGTCATTTTCCACGACGCGTCTTGCGTGCATCGATTCATGGATAAGTGTGTTCACGTTCTTGCGTACCCGCGTGAATGCGAATCTACATGGACCTTACAGGGCGGCCACTGAGTGAATGGAATGGGTCATGAGGCGGATAGACAGCTCCGGTCGTAGCCGCTCGCGGGATGCGATTTTTGCTGTGCAGCGTGTGCGGCTGTATGTCTGCATGTGGGCAACTTGGCGCAGGACCGGTTAGGAGTAGTCCAGTTGTGCTTTGGCTGGGAAAAGTGGaggctcgcctcttctcgaCATTTGCATGTCTTCGGGCGTGCGGGGCTGGCGGCCCGGCTGACGACGCACTGGCAGGAAGGCGCGACGTAATTTGCAAGACGCTCCAGTCCTGAACTCTGAAGCGCGGGACTCTGGATCAACCGTCCACATGACTCACAAAAACATCTTAAAGatatacattttagccatgttactgttggagctatccttgtattcttcaccCAAAGACATAACCAATGTagaataatcttaatgtagtaggatattgaaatccaacacttttagctgtctaAGCAGtccagggggggggggggtggtgtactgcaataatgtgataataacgatacatggccgAGCTATGATCTTCATGTTCgtaatgcctgctttgtaaagaggatatggtaacttctttgtaccaatatatattggtggttgtcttttatcggtgtgctctcaatctaaattcacCTTttaactttggtttcttagttgcaattacctttgtactccaaataattacagtGTGTGGTGCACAACTAGTCAGCGCCACTGATATTCTTAGGTACGTAGCGCACATAGGCATGCCGGAAGGAGGGGCCGACTCAGGCCTTATATTGTCGCTCGCCGTAGGCGCAGGCGACTACAAGTGTAAACGTTATGTTTCTGCATCTCTAGAATCAGGGTATCCGTGCAGTGGCCATAAACGCATATGCATAAAGGACATGTGGGTCATTTCCACGGGAAGTGCCGAGAATCGTTTTGGTTTCGGTTCTCAACTCGGCAGGAGCCATAAACTCCAGAGTCGCCACGTTGCCAGATCCGGAGATTCCCATCCTCCATAGAAATCCTAAGGCAGTGCTGTTGATGCGGGGTCCATGTAGCCCCACGTCTACTACGCGATCGCCAGTCGACATGTGTATGAGGTGCTGCCGGCTTATACGGATAAACGCACGCGTATAGGCGCATATGTGCATATAAACGTGTCGACACGCAGTGTAGGATTCACGATGGTATGTCGTCCCCCTTGGCGCGACCGTcaagcagaagagacgcaACCAGATTTCGGACCTCTGCTGTCGCAAGAAATCTTAAGCACGATATGTACCCTCTCTAGCAGGTGTAGCAGCCACGAGCGACAGTAACGCTTCAGCAGGTCGTGTCACACGCGGCATTtctctggaggcgcagctgcagacgccttGGCGCTCCCAGTACCATTTCAGTGATGGGCTAGCGATGAATAGACCCCGTTGAGCTTCGCTAGCGTTCCAAGGAGCTGCAAGCGTACACCAACAAGGAGAGGTTCCGGATTCCGATCATTACGACACGGCAGAGACTGAGAGCGCAGAGCGTCGCAGATTCATTGACTCCGTCCGGGGGTGTTATGCATGCGTGGTGATATTAAAAACTCTGTTCCCTCTGGTGTCTCGCGTACCCATGGATCTGCATCTGTGCTGTATCTACTACCGGCCAATTCATAACTTCGTATGAAAGATACCTTAGATTTCGTGGATGAGCGTAACGAGAAACATCATGGCAGAACGAGGCAGTTCGAGTAGTCATGGTATATACTGTGCTACGCAGGACCGATTCGTCCAACGTGAGTGGGAGTAGTTTTAATTGGCCTCTCGCGTCAGGCAGGCACGGCTACTGGTTGGCTCTTCAGCAAGGTCTTTTTCTAGATATGCCCAGCTGACTCACTTGGCTGATTTGGTTTGTTGCCTCGTCGAGTGTGTCGAATTCCTTGACAGTTGCGCGTCGGGCAGTGCTTCGGCGGCAGCCCGCGTTGGTCACAGACTCTACAGTGCCGTGAATCTCCGCGATTGTTTTTTCTATAGCCTGTCTGAGAGTACGTAGCACGTCCAAAAAACAGACAACGCTGCACGTCTGGCAGGCGACAGTGCTGGGGCACCCTACCTACACTCCGGAACCGGTAGAACACCAGCGGCTGCGTGTCCCTATACCGCAGTTCGGATTACCCCCGTTTATCAAATACGAGAACTCGCAGCACAGGTATCTAACCATAATGCCCCTACATATCGTGCCCGGCCGTGGGACACATCACATTACTGCATTTCTAGACAATTGAGTAACTAAGGAACCGTAAACACATCGAGCAAAAGTTACAAGGCCCTGTTGATGCAACATAGCTAGTATGTGTGAGCCAAGCACTGGATTAGTTCCCAAGGAACGGTGCCGTGAGCTGGCTTTGCGTTTGTAGAATGCGGCCTCCGAAccgaggccgcagcactGCAAAACTGTCGTCGCGGAGTTCAGCGGTAGTTCGACGGCCGTGGCAGCCCCCCTTGAAGCTTACCGCAGCATTGCTAGACGCTTGTCGAGTGTTGAGGTGGAGagcttctgcagcggaggcacgTCAGCGGGGAGAGGGTCTTCTTGAGCCGTCGCTCTTTCTGCGTCGAGCTGAGCCTCTCTttgtgcggcgcggcgactggCTTCATCTCGCCAGGCGCGCCCAACCCGCAGCACGACCTGCTCAGAACGGTCAGGGAGGCTCAACAAACACTCTCCGCCTTCAAACAAAGGAACAAAAGAGACGATGGAGCGAGTTGGTAGTTGGATGACACGTCGGTATCATAAAGACTACCAAATTGCTGGCCTGGAAAGCTCAAGGGAGATGGAAGTTCTTCAGAGATCCAAGGAGACACGAGGCAAGGCTAGAGACATACCTCGCGCTGGCGGTCAGGCGTGTAGAAGCTAACAGCCTCTTGCTTCGCGACAAACGCACTCTTAGCCTCCCTCAGCCGATTGCCCTGGAGAGTCAGCTGTTCCTGTGCGGCGGAAATCATGCGCCGCTTTCTGGCGAGCATcttcgcccgcaggcgctcctTCAAGCCGTTCATTTGTTTCCAGTACTCAGCGCCTAGTGCCTCGTCGAATCGGGCGGCGTCTGTGCGGTGCATCTCGAAGATTTCTTGTTTCATTCGCCCGAGGTTTTGGTCGTCTAGCTTCCGCCctgcctcccgccgcgcATTATCCTGAAGCGCCCGCAGTCGGGCGCggccctcctcttcttccctctccaGCCGATCTTCCCATTCTCGCTGCATAAGTCAAAAAGCTGCAACGCACAACGGCATGCACGAGGCTCGATCGGCCACTTCTGGGGTGGCTCTCTCCAACAACGCTGGCATTCGCCGTGAGGCGCGAATGCACGCGAGGACCTCCCCGACAGGCATAGATGCAACAGGTACCCTCTCTGCTGAACTGCGGGTCGCCAGACGCGTCGGCCAATACCGCTTCGTGCCTAATGTGTGGAGTGAGACGCCCTTGGTGagagtctgcagcagcggtaCCGGGGGACAGGTGTCTACGAATGCGTACGTGAAGAAGCTCCAGGGACTCGGCCAACCGCCGTTCCGCTTcatccttctccttctcgtgcTCTGCGAGCTCCCGCTCAAGTTGCACGCGCTTCTCGGCTTCGCAgtctctctgtttttcctGCAAGCGCCGAAGTTCTGAACACAGACAAGACACCAGAAGACGCACGCGGTAATCGCGTGCCCACGCGGACCACTGCAGTCAGGACTCACAGGCATTTTCgcgtatatatttatctacatctatatgtataggtATATAGTGAGTACGGACCTTTCGTCTCTATCACGGATATGAAGTCTTGCGGGTTTTGCAACACACATACGATCATCCCAGGAGGCGTATGACTTGCCGTTACGGCATAGGCGTCAAACCGCACGCTGCACGGAGGCCGTAAGATGTTTGTTTCTTCAAACTCGAGCTCGAAAGCGGTAAGGAAGCATGCGAATCGAAACAACTGTGCCAGTCATGACGAGACCGCTTGTTATGCCAACACATGAAGGCCCTCCAGCGCAGTACTCctgaggcgcctgcgccctcctcgaaGTTCGACACTATACCTGCAGAGGCTTCCTCGGAAAGACTCCGCGCCATTTTGCTGCCCTTTTCCTCTAGCCGCTTCAGACGGACTGTCACACAGGACGACAACGGACGGCAGTAATACCACGTCTCGTCGGAGCTCCCTGATCCTTCTGCTTTGTCACGATTACAACACGAATCCACAACTCTTTCCAGTGGTTTCCAAGGGCGAGCAACGGAGCCAGCCGAAGTCAGACATTCGCTACCACTGTTGCGTGCTGGATTGCAGTGTCGGAGCGAGATTTGTTCTCGAGGCAAGAGACGCTGCGCCGGTCATTCGACTTCCGGATGAACCTGACTCTCCATCACAGGATCTGTTGCGCCTCAACTTTCAAGCCGGTGCGTAATGCAACTCGGGCGGAACTCCGTTAGAGTTGTTTACTTACGAATTAAACGCTGACAGCGCGTCATGGCCAGCtgtcgcgcctgctgctcgaTGTCAATCTCGGGCGGGCTGAGGGCGCTAGACTCCCCCTAACGCAGAACGCAAATCCTCAATCCGTCAAAATGCCTCTGCTGCCAACCCATGGCCAGTGACACGGGTGAGAGTGGCGCTGTCCCGACCGCGACGCCTATGTGTCGCGTAGATTTACTCTGCAAGCGTGGGCTTTGGCCTACGGCTTCGTGGGTCGCTCGCGGGTCATGATGCTTTTAACTCGAGTTCCGCACTGCCCCCATCCCCCCCACCCTGCGCACATTACTGAGGAGTTCTGAGCTTCAGCACCTGGCTCGATAACACCTGATGGCTTTCACTCTGGGAATCTAAGCGTAACTACAAGGTGAAAATGTAGTCGGAGTCGCCACGCTTCTCGGGGCAGGCGCCGGCCTTGTGGGGAGATGCGAAGGGGCACATTTGCGTTCCGTATCGCTGACGTTTGCAGCGGCGCACCTGCTTTCCGCGTGTGCGGTGGTGCGTCATCCACTGCAACATCTCTTTCCACATGCGTGCGATCAGGGACGGAACCCACGCGAGTGACGCTTCCCCCCGCGTGCCCCCTCCCCCGGACCTAGAGGCTGGCAAATGCCTGGTCGGAGATTCACTCCTTGACGACAGCGAGCGGGCATTTGTCAACGTGCGCTCACAGCCAACGACATGAAGCAGCGGGGCGACAGCTACATGTGCGACGACAACTTTTGTCTCCCGCCACCACATCCAAGCTCTTACTTGCTCGACGACGATGTCACCACGTGAGCTCTGGGCCTTGggaggccgaggagaagTTGCAGCAGTCACCTGCCTGAGCTGCCTGAGTTCCTCCTCGTACTTGATCGTCAGGTCCTTGGCGATTTCAGCGGCAATGTTGTCAAGCTGGTGGGCGCTGGTCTCCACTTCGTTTGCGAAGTCTGTGATTTTCTGAAGGATCTCATGACGGACCTCCACTGTGCGTGCGCGGCACTCCCACTCAAGATTTTTCTCGAGCTTCTTGAAGTCCTGGACAGCCTGCACTCGTCGAGTTTGAAGGTGTttgcggcgctgctcgcgcgcctgcgcgatcCGACTTGGAGCGTCGTCCTTGTGTCCATTCGCTGAGGCGCAgtccgccgtctcctcgccgaaATCTGTGTCGGAGGCTTGTGGGCCACACCACTTGCCGGGTTGATCCAGGAGCCTAAGCGATTCATCAATTGCGTTTAAGTCGCGCCTGAGGTCCTCTTGCAGGACTCGCCGCTTCTGCAAGAGTTCGTCTTCGAGTTTCTTCTGAGCGAGCATCTCTGCtgcgctctgcagcgcgccgcccgccatGCTCGTCCCCTTCCCGGTCACACTTCGAGGCTGGGGACGCGGCAACGCAAGCAATCACCTTTCTCGATGTCTAGACAATTTCTGGCGTTATTCAATGGGTTAGCAAGCAGTGGAAACGGACAGCACGAGCTGTGGCCTGCCCCAGCaaaggcgccagaggcgccaTCTGTGCGGTGCCTGCCTCGAGGATTTCCTGTTCTTTAGGCCTGCGGGGTCGACCGCCATTCTCCGTCACCCGCACATCAGAGAGCCTTCGGGCGGGACCTTCCCCACATTCaggctgtctcctctgaaGGCGCTACTACGCCAGGGCGCGAAACGCCAACGACGCACCAGCCATTTCTAGAACGAGTCCGCGTGTCAGACAGACGGGCGTGAGACAAACGGTCAGAGACTGGCACCCTCATTGCAGCTCGCTCCGTCAGGAGATATAGCATACCCATATGCGTTCAAACCGTCCCCTTTCGAGACGACCGTCTCACTCGCAGCCCGCGATTACCGACCGGAACGGCACGGCGTGACCTGGTGATCcatgcggcgacgccttcgaAAGACAAAAGCGAGCACCTTCGAGAAGAGCCACACTTAGTCAGAGACGAGGTTCCTTGTCTTCAACGGCCTGGGGAGTCGTGCAACAGCTTGCCAGGGGGGACCTACCTGAGTCACAAGGAACGCCGCCTGCAAGAGGGCGTCCCTCTGGAGAGCTCGgcgtttctcctcgcgcgtcgacATCTTGCGGACTCGCGTGGCGTacctctccgcggcgtgccGCCGCTGTTCGCGAATGGCTACGAGGCCGTCGTCTTGGTGTGTGCTGGGATCCATCACGTCGCGCCAGCACTCGAGCGCACGGCCTTCGTCTAGaaagccgccgccgacctgCGAGGGTTGCCCAGACACAGGCGCAGGCTCTTGGGCCAGTTCACTCTCTACtccccgcgaggcggccttGGGTCTCCCTCACGCGAGCAGACGTCCGCTCGGGGCGCATCCGGTCGCCCTAAAGAACGCGCGCTTCACGCATGCAGTCGCCCTAAAGGACGCGGGCTTTAATGGCGAGACGCGCATCCTTGAGCGTCTGCCTACACTTGTGGCCTGGAATGTTTCTCGTGGCCACGGCCGGAGGCGCTCGAAAAGGAAAGCGttctgccgcgcctgcgcccccGCGCCTGTCGACCGACGCACCTGGCATGCGGCGTGGGGTACAATCTCCTGCGGCACAGCGAGCGTGTGACCTTTCACTGAGACGCTCTGTTTCGACGCGTCGTTACCCACTTACGGCCATGCGCTCCCACGCCTTCAGCCGCGTCTGCAACAGGGCCTGCCGGAGCCGTGTGACagtccgcagccgcgactgCGAGCTCTTTTCGAGGAACTCCTGGAGAAGCTGCGCCTTCTCAAGGTCCCATTCGGCATCCGCCGTTTTTTGAATTTCCGTGCGTCGCAGCAACTCCTCTTCCGCTCCTTTCCTCCCTTCGTCGTAAACCGCGGATctgcccgccgcctgcaagGGATCATCCATAGCCCAGACCGAACCCGACGAATCGACCATTTACAGGAGACATGACCATTAGGCACCCTCCGCGCACGCTGCCTCTCACAGCCTCGGGAGACCAACAGACGCTGTGTGGGCGAGAACTGCCGAGAGTCGAGCCGCGAGGACCTCAGGTTCTCCCGCGCTCTCttggcgcctcctcgggaGGCCTAGGATACTCTAACTACTGACATGTTTAGAGGTACAGACAGCGGAAGCCACATCTGTCTATACGTGTGCGCTGTGGAGGAGCGGTTGGAGTTTCGTGCGATTTTGTATCGTCGTTTGAAATCCTTAGCACTCGATACCCCCCGggctacaatatagtatgtatcgtgtagggcaatatccataccagcgtcacccataactacacctgtagtgCCACCTAGAGTCCAGAGGGAGCCGCTACGTATTACAAGGacgcgccttctgcctgAGTCtcagagcgcggcgcctgcgtgttGTGGAGAGCGACGTACAGAAAGGGCTGTCTTCCACACGTCGTCTCGGGTCTCAAGCTCACTGAGGACGAGCCTGAAGGTGCGTCCCTGGAGCTCCTCCATGGCTTGCGTGAGCATGTCGTGCTTGGTTGATACACAGACCGTGAGCGCATCCGATGCTGCTCTCGTCCTGAGCACACATCGACATGGTTTCGGGGCGAACACCAATTGCCTTCCTTGCATTCAGCACACGTCAGCTACGTTGCGGGGGCGAGGCAGGTGTGGAAACGCTGcaaggccgcgagcgcgtttccactggcgagggcggcatCATCGCTGTGACGGatgcctttctctctcttcgctttgTACGCTGACATGCTCTGGCCTGcggtgcgtctctcgctccaTGCTCACTTGGACACGAGTTGGTCTTTATGATGACGCCTAGACGCGCGGTTCTTCTCGAGTTTGGCCTGCACAGCCTGGAGCGCCATCGCTATGGCTGCCTGGTTCCAGCCGTCGCAGTGCGgttcggcggcgtctccgtgTGCCTGCTTCTTCCCAGATTCCTCCCCTGCCGGTTtgcgcctggcgcccgcggcgctggccaTCACGGCGGCTTCGAGGCACTTCTGGCCTAGCTCGACCGCAATGTCTCCGTGCACTTCAATGTcctcgaggaggaaggcctcCATCTGCTTCAGCTCGAGTTCCGCGTGCTCACCCTGTCCCATGCGAACAAGCAAGAGCCCGCGTCAAgccaagagagagacagatcGGTAAACTGTGGGTACGAGCGGCTGGAggtgtatatgcatatgtgtgtatatagatagagaggcagacagatATGTATGCAGCCCGTTCGTGGCTTGTGGGGATTGCGGGATGTCGCCCCGAGCTGGTCGGCCAACCACATCGCGAAACGCTCCTTTGGCTTGATGTGATCCGATTCGGCTCCTTCGTGTCTAGTCCTCGGAAAGCCGCATCCATCAGACCCATAAAGCTGGGCGGGATACAGGGTGAGCAGATGCATAGGGATTGACAAGAGGATTCAATCACAGGtagccgcgcacgccgacaTATCCTACACAGCTCGGCACAAGACATAGGTATCGCCGCGCCCGTATCGCTGAGAAATGCTAGTGCCCATGCCTTTCCAGCTGCCACCTCCTGCGTTTGCAGCCTTGACAGCCGGTGCGGCACTGTCTTCGGTTCTGCGGTTtgcggcgccctcgactCCCACCATGGTTTCGTATTCACAGAGGGCCTATCGAGACGACATAAACCATTTTCGCTGACCCTACGCGAAGCGCGTGTCGAGTGTTACGGGACGCAACGCGCGTACCAGGAAGTCAAGCTGGGCGACGTGTATATCAACAGAGCTTTTGTACGCGGCTTCCGCCATCTGATTCTCGAGCCTCGCCCTGTCTGCCTCCATTTGGGATCGCTGTTCGAGGGCGCGGGTGATGCAATCTGTCACAGCCCGCGCCGTTCCGCTGATTCGGTGTTGTCTTCCCTCCGCGTTTCCTTTTGCCTCGGAATGGGTACGCGCCTGCAGTTCTCCCGCCTCCCTGACTGCCTTGACCAAGgccgcgctccagcgcgaaAGTCTCAATTTCTCCTCGGCGTGCTTGGTTTGCAGGAGTGCTTTGcatgcgcttcttcgcgcgtcaGCTGCCGCCCTGTAGGCGCCCTCCTGCTCAGTCAGCAACTCTTTGAAAGCCGCTTCCTGGCTCTTCAGGAGCTGTCGCATCTTTTTCACGAAGGCATCCCGCTCGAGCCGAATTTCTTCGGAGAGACTCTTACGAGACGACGCCAAAAGCGCAGACAAAAACGCGCGACTGTCCAACTGGTCCATTTCGACGGTCGTCTGGGGGTCACAGGGCAGGAGACACAACTCACAAAACACCTCGCAAGGACTCCAGCGGCGAAGCCACGCACAGCTCCACCAGTAGCGCAATCGCACCGGGCATCCTTGAAGGCAGGAAGACAGATGGAATcagacagaaaaagagagggagaTGAAGAGCAACCCCAACACCACTACTGAAAGCGAGCACTAGAGAGAGAACTTCGAGGGCGAGAGAACCACATGATGCGGACAGCGATGTGAGCACATTTCTCACATCGAAGCTGGACTCGATGCTTCTGAGACACCACATCTTCAGTGAGATCCGGTCTAAACGCTCCCCGTGCTCGCAGCCTCGACGACGCTGACCCCCGGGGAAACGCTAGCAATGCAATGCGCGACTTGGGCCTATCTCCCGTACCTTAAATCAAGCAGGCCTACGTGTGCGCCGGAGAAAGAATCCACAGATATGTTTTACGCGTTGTTCGTAGCGCTCGGTCATGCAACGAGGTGCTGGGCAGCATGAAGGGACTATGAAGGGACTGTTGGCCGACGAGACATCGCTCCCAACTGTCTACAGCTATTTTTCGGACGTGCGATTATTCGGCGATGCCGACAGCCTGCCTTGTACGGTTCAAACCTCTCCCGTTTCGAAGCTCACTGTCAGCATGTTGTCGTCGATCACCGCTTTCCCGCTCTTCACGCCACTGCATAGACATTCACACAGCGGAGTTAAGCCTTGT is a window encoding:
- a CDS encoding GCC2 and GCC3 domain-containing protein (encoded by transcript BESB_012990), producing MSIYGFGVRAYIHEASIRRIPAGVSRGLFRSRGNHGTLTHPLAPVEHVIFEKLIDFGKTLKCLVDEELKSFEQACAAMPQTLERILKKTRQTLLLLPGEQMWALSPDQQKLLRTLASVFTGADDPIAADEALANALAPQALERPQTTKPGDLLDYFLTCIDSAGVAVFDALDTLWLSAPQHGEDSVADRVIAKLEALLSDADSFDESGDTLFVLYDTLFAERLYQEERLEGECHRLQALFAGPHQKLRDTVQTLGVLPAKHAEAWFDLRDLQLRGLLDFEADAVRKIVLAAVSGVKSGKAVIDDNMLTTTVEMDQLDSRAFLSALLASSRKSLSEEIRLERDAFVKKMRQLLKSQEAAFKELLTEQEGAYRAAADARRSACKALLQTKHAEEKLRLSRWSAALVKAVREAGELQARTHSEAKGNAEGRQHRISGTARAVTDCITRALEQRSQMEADRARLENQMAEAAYKSSVDIHVAQLDFLGEHAELELKQMEAFLLEDIEVHGDIAVELGQKCLEAAVMASAAGARRKPAGEESGKKQAHGDAAEPHCDGWNQAAIAMALQAVQAKLEKNRASRRHHKDQLVSKTRAASDALTVCVSTKHDMLTQAMEELQGRTFRLVLSELETRDDVWKTALSAAGRSAVYDEGRKGAEEELLRRTEIQKTADAEWDLEKAQLLQEFLEKSSQSRLRTVTRLRQALLQTRLKAWERMAVGGGFLDEGRALECWRDVMDPSTHQDDGLVAIREQRRHAAERYATRVRKMSTREEKRRALQRDALLQAAFLVTQPRSVTGKGTSMAGGALQSAAEMLAQKKLEDELLQKRRVLQEDLRRDLNAIDESLRLLDQPGKWCGPQASDTDFGEETADCASANGHKDDAPSRIAQAREQRRKHLQTRRVQAVQDFKKLEKNLEWECRARTVEVRHEILQKITDFANEVETSAHQLDNIAAEIAKDLTIKYEEELRQLRQVTAATSPRPPKAQSSRGDIVVEQGESSALSPPEIDIEQQARQLAMTRCQRLILRLKRLEEKGSKMARSLSEEASAELRRLQEKQRDCEAEKRVQLERELAEHEKEKDEAERRLAESLELLHREWEDRLEREEEEGRARLRALQDNARREAGRKLDDQNLGRMKQEIFEMHRTDAARFDEALGAEYWKQMNGLKERLRAKMLARKRRMISAAQEQLTLQGNRLREAKSAFVAKQEAVSFYTPDRQREVVLRVGRAWRDEASRRAAQREAQLDAERATAQEDPLPADVPPLQKLSTSTLDKRLAMLRQAIEKTIAEIHGTVESVTNAGCRRSTARRATVKEFDTLDEATNQISQLLGTLAKLNGVYSSLAHH